A genomic region of Bactrocera dorsalis isolate Fly_Bdor chromosome 3, ASM2337382v1, whole genome shotgun sequence contains the following coding sequences:
- the LOC105227310 gene encoding sodium-dependent dopamine transporter isoform X2 produces the protein MSPTGQIAKTPTPRDEADSDDQRETWSGKVDFLLSVIGFAVDLANVWRFPYLCYKNGGGAFLVPYCIMLLVGGIPLFYMELALGQHNRKGAITCWGRLVPLFKGIGYAVVLIAFYVDFYYNVIIAWSLRFFFASFTNNLPWTSCTNPWNSDYCKPFEVQQNTIMPMQPTIQPLNISMNFTDFTFDNQSVLSYNENKTLESTTTTERFHSAASEYFNRYILELNRSSGLDDLGPIKWDMAVCLLVVYLICYFSLWKGISTSGKVVWFTALFPYCVLLILLIRGITLPGSAMGIKYYLNPNFDAIYKADVWVDAATQVFFSLGPGFGVLLAYASYNKYHNNVYKDALLTSCINSATSFIAGFVIFSVLGYMAHTSGQNIEDVATEGPGLVFVVYPAAIATMPGSTFWALIFFMMLLTLGLDSSFGGSEAIITALSDEFPKIGKNREIFVAILFSLYFIVGLASCTHGGFYFFQLLDRYAAGYSILVAVFFESIAVSWIYGTNRFCEDIRDMIGFPPGKYWQICWRFVAPLFLLFIIVYGLIGYEPLTYEDYTYPVWANTLGWCIAGSSVMMIPAVAIIMMIKTPGTIKQRLKILTTPWRDQQVSVNGVTAEATQVRLTDAKEGAEV, from the exons gCGCTTTTCTGGTACCGTATTGTATTATGTTGCTAGTAGGTGGTATACCATTATTTTACATGGAACTGGCATTGGGCCAACATAACCGTAAGGGTGCCATTACATGCTGGGGACGCTTAGTGCCATTATTTAAAG GAATCGGTTATGCAGTGGTGCTGATTGCTTTCTATGTTGATTTCTATTACAATGTTATAATCGCTTGGAGTTTACGTTTCTTCTTCGCCTCGTTCACAAATAATCTGCCCTGGACGTCGTGTACGAATCCATGGAACTCGGACTATTGCAAACCG TTTGAAGTTCAACAAAATACAATCATGCCCATGCAACCCACCATTCAACCGCTAAATATATCTATGAACTTCACCgatttcacatttgacaatcaGTCGGTATTGAGTTACAACGAAAATAAAACTTTGGAAAGTACAACGACAACAGAGCGATTTCATTCCGCAGCATCCGAATATTTCAA TCGATATATATTGGAATTAAATCGCAGTTCGGGTCTAGATGATCTCGGCCCAATTAAATGGGATATGGCCGTTTGCTTGCTAGTCGTCTATCTCATCTGTTATTTCTCCTTGTGGAAAGGTATTAGCACGTCCGGTAAGGTTGTGTGGTTCACGGCGCTCTTTCCGTATTGTGTGCTGTTGATATTGCTCATACGTGGCATTACACTGCCTGGATCCGCCATGGGTATAAAATACTATTTGAATCCAAACTTTGATGCTATCTACAAAGCGGATGTGTGGGTCGATGCGGCGACACAGGTGTTCTTCTCATTGGGACCTGGTTTCGGTGTGCTTTTGGCGTACGCTTCTTACAATAAATACCACAACAATGTTTACAA GGACGCGCTACTAACGAGCTGCATCAATTCGGCTACCAGTTTCATTGCTGGCTTTGTGATATTCTCAGTGCTTGGCTATATGGCTCATACTTCTGgacaaaatattgaagatgTCGCGACAGAGGGTCCGGGTTTAGTATTCGTTGTCTATCCAGCAGCCATTGCCACTATGCCAGGCAGCACTTTTTGGGCTTTGATATTTTTCATGATGCTTCTCACCTTGGGTTTAGATAGTTCC TTTGGCGGTTCTGAGGCCATTATAACGGCTTTAAGTGATGAATTTCCAAAGATCGGCAAGAATCGTGAGATCTTCGTTGCTATACTCTTCTCGCTTTACTTCATTGTGGGCTTGGCCAGCTGTACTCACGGTGGTTTCTATTTCTTTCAACTACTGGATCGCTATGCCGCTGGTTACTCAATACTTGTAGCGGTGTTCTTCGAGTCAATAGCGGTGTCGTGGATTTACG GCACAAATCGCTTTTGCGAAGATATACGCGACATGATCGGCTTTCCACCCGGCAAATACTGGCAAATATGTTGGCGCTTTGTGGCGCCACTTTTCTTACTCTTCATTATAGTTTATGGGCTGATCGGTTATGAACCGTTAACATATGAAGACTACACATACCCAGTGTGGGCCAATACGTTGGGTTGGTGCATAGCGGGCTCCTCGGTGATGATGATACCGGCGGTGGCGATTATCATGATGATCAAAACACCGGGTACCATTAAGCAG cgCTTAAAAATACTCACCACACCTTGGCGCGATCAGCAAGTCTCAGTTAACGGTGTGACGGCGGAGGCAACACAAGTGCGGCTCACCGATGCCAAAGAGGGTGCTGAGGTCTGA